One region of Microbacterium sp. M28 genomic DNA includes:
- a CDS encoding ABC transporter permease: MTSPILPPAQGAGLIDTVAVAQEGLKSSGGFWHDVFRRLRRNPTAWIGAAIVLLFLLVAALAPILAPYPETALPGAKYITPTQIPGPGELPQFPLGLDRFGGDVLSKLIWGAQASLMVGVVSTALGLVGGMILGLVAGTFGGWVDTFIMRIVDIILSVPNLLLAVSIAAILGQTPYAVMIAIGASQVPIFARLLRASMLQQRSSDYVLSAQTLGLGRGTITMSHVLPNAIGPVIVQGTLTLATAVIDAAALSFLGLGGGRPETAEWGRMLTYAQAELAIAPWLAFLPGICIAVTALGFTLFGEALREAMDPRTRAR; this comes from the coding sequence ATGACCTCGCCCATCCTCCCGCCGGCGCAGGGCGCCGGACTGATCGACACCGTCGCCGTCGCCCAGGAAGGGCTGAAGAGCAGCGGCGGGTTCTGGCATGACGTCTTCCGGCGGCTCCGGCGCAACCCGACCGCGTGGATCGGCGCGGCCATCGTGCTGCTGTTCCTGCTCGTCGCCGCGCTGGCGCCGATCCTGGCGCCGTATCCCGAGACGGCGCTGCCCGGCGCGAAGTACATCACGCCGACGCAGATCCCGGGACCGGGGGAGCTGCCGCAGTTTCCGCTGGGACTGGACCGTTTCGGCGGCGACGTGCTGTCCAAACTGATCTGGGGCGCGCAGGCATCCCTCATGGTCGGTGTGGTGTCGACCGCGCTCGGTCTGGTCGGCGGCATGATCCTCGGCCTCGTCGCCGGGACGTTCGGCGGCTGGGTGGACACGTTCATCATGCGCATCGTCGACATCATCCTGTCGGTGCCCAACCTGCTGCTCGCGGTGTCCATCGCCGCGATCCTCGGGCAGACGCCGTACGCCGTGATGATCGCGATCGGGGCGTCGCAGGTGCCGATCTTCGCCCGCCTGCTGCGGGCGTCGATGCTGCAGCAGCGCTCGAGCGACTACGTGCTCTCGGCGCAGACGCTCGGGCTCGGACGCGGCACGATCACGATGTCGCACGTGCTGCCGAACGCGATCGGCCCCGTGATCGTGCAGGGGACGCTCACGCTCGCCACGGCCGTCATCGATGCCGCGGCGCTGTCCTTCCTGGGGCTCGGCGGCGGACGGCCCGAAACGGCCGAATGGGGCCGGATGCTGACCTACGCGCAGGCCGAGCTGGCGATCGCCCCCTGGCTGGCGTTCCTACCAGGCATCTGCATCGCTGTCACCGCGCTCGGCTTCACGCTGTTCGGCGAGGCGCTGCGAGAAGCGATGGACCCGAGGACGAGGGCACGGTGA